The following nucleotide sequence is from Glycine max cultivar Williams 82 chromosome 9, Glycine_max_v4.0, whole genome shotgun sequence.
TTCTACTTCTTTGCTACGAAGTCTTGGAACATTACAGCTTTGATTAGGCAGCAGCAAGACGAGCATGTCCTTTATTGATTGGTGTATTATAATTGACTAAATCAAACTTGGAATTGGTATATTGACATCGTTTTTCAacactttcttttttaaagttTCTTTTGCAGGGTCAGCGAAACTAATACTGTTAACTTGGCCTCTATTGGTAGTAAAATATTAGAACTTATAGGAATATAACAAGTTGTTAGGAAGGTTAGTGAAGGATTCATGATCATCATTGAGCATTGATAATACATTAATTCAAACAGCACCAAATATTCCATACTAGATGCAGCCAGATCagattatcttttcttttttcttgtcaaTCTAATTTTTCATGTACTTTTAGGTTGATGATTAGATCATAAAAATAGCACCTTTTAATTAAGAGCGTGTGCCATTTCTGGTGCGTTAAGACCCATCATGTCTTTGATGGTTTGCCTAAGCTGCAAAGGTAGACTGAACCCAACACCTTCACTCGTGGGATGTGATGTGATAACtacttttgacatttttttttttggttttccaagGGTATTTTATTTCTGCACCCTTTGGTCATGAAGCCATGGGTTAAACCCTCCTCACAAATGACTTTTGTATTCCCTTGAAGCACAGTTTACCTACCACTGTTCCTAACCCTTTGTGGGGTTCACTACTTTGACATTTATATCACAATAtcctttatgtattttttttaagaataaatatttatttccttttatattaattattttaaaaatcatatattgaaaGATGATTTTTGATTAgataatagtgtaaaaaaatttaaattattaaactcTTCTTTAAAAGGCTAATTTACTGAGTTACTGAAAGATATTGAGTTTTCATGTATCAGATTAAGTAGTACAGAAGAAACCAAAACGGAGTTCagtttaaatattcaaatacaaGGTGAAATTAAGGAGTAATGTTCCATGTCTTATTAGCAGCAAGGTGGCGTAAGGATTAAACTAGTAAATTTGGCTTTGTCATATATATACCATATTATGTCATTGAGACACACACGCCTACCAAGTCAAAAACCCGAGTTAAATACACTTGTAGGCCAACCCCACCACCTTGTGGTCACTACTGAGTTctgaatattttaaatgaagaaTCAAATTCAGACGCAAAACGCAGCCTGAGAAGAAACCAAGAAAACTGACATAAGGAAGGGTTGCTATTTGGGGGAGGATCAATGAATAATGAGTAATGTCTCCATGCACACACACCAACCATCTCATTATAAATTGCTAAGTTTTTCAACTCATCATCAATTGGCACTTTTTGCTTCAGAATGAATGCTTGAGGTTGAGGAGAACCAGAACCAGAAGCATGAATCAACTTGGTGGTGTTAGCGTTATCCTTCTGGTTCTCTCAGTCTTGTGTTTCCATGTTAGAGCACAGACTTCTGCACCTTCTTCAGGAGATGCTGTCTCCAATTTCCAGCCAAGCCTTGCTGTTGTCATAGGAATCCTTGGTGTCATGTTCTTACTGACATTCTTTCTTCTCATGTATGCAAAATTCTGTCATCGCCGCCATGGCGGCGCTTCGGCCGTTGGAGACTCAGAAAATCAACTTACTTTTGTGAGATCAAGGTCTAGATTCtcaggaattgacaagactgtCATAGAATCACTCCCCTTCTTCAGATTCTCTGCACTCAAAGGGTTAAAGGAAGGGCTGGAGTGTGCAGTGTGCTTATCAAAGTTTGAAGATGTTGAAATTCTGAGACTTGTACCAAAGTGCAAGCATGCTTTTCATATTGATTGCATAGACCACTGGCTTGAAAAGCACTCTACCTGTCCTATTTGCAGGCACAGAGTCAACCCTGAGGACCACACAACCTTCACATATTCAAACAGTTTAAGGATGTTAGCAGGTGAGGAATCTAACATAGAGATCTTGGTTCAGAGAGAAGAGGAAGAGCATCATGGTTCATCAAGATTCAGTGTAATTGGAAGCAGCAGCTTTCGGAAAACGGTCAAGGAAGAAGAATTACTCATCCAAAAAGGAGCAGAAGATAGTGATGGTAACCAGAAAGGGTATCATAAACACAACCACAGGATTACTATATCTGATGTTGTGTTCAAGCACAGGTGGAGCAACGTGAGTTCTTCAGACCTTATGTTTCTGAATTCGGAGATGCTCAATGATACATCAAGCAACAGATTCAGCAGCAACCTGGAATCAATTACAAGAGGGGTAGTGGTGGAAAATGAGCAAATTATGAACATCAAGGAGGAGATGGAGAGGAAGATTTCCTTTGAGAACAAAGTTGTTGGTGCACTAAACAACATCGTTTCAGATCATAAGGAAGATCCTCCTTTTACATCAGATTCTGCACCAAAGTATGTGAACCCGGGTGAGAAAAGGTCAATGTCAGAAATCACTGCTGTTTCTAGATTTGGAGATTTAGGCATGAAAATGAGGGTCTTGAAGGATTCTGATTCCCTTCAAAACAACCTTAAAGAGGAAAGAATGAGGCAGATTTGGTTTCCAATTGCCAGAAGAACAGCTCAATGGTTTGTgaatagagaagaaagaaggtCTCTGCAATCTCAGAATAATAAACAACAGCCATTAGATGTATAATCCAATCCAATCCAACCTTCCCGAGGTACACATGTTTGGTTTCATTCCTTGATTAACAACTACATGTAGATTTCAGGctgtttttttgttgattagTATATAGTTAAGTAAAGCAGGTACCGGTTCcttgttttttgtttcaatctctctaattttttaattcttatgatCCGCATAAAAACTTTGTTAATCTTTCTATGACAGAAAATTTAAGGACCCCTCGTGACCAGAATAATAGAAACACTTGTAGACTTAATTgtgtcttctttttcatttcctaATCAAATTTTCTATTGATTTTCAACAAGAATTATAGAAGACAGCTTCATGCCGCTGTGCTCGATCAATAATGTTGTGTATATGTGTGTTAgccatttaatttaaatatggtCATCTTGGTCATATTGTATATATCTCTTTCTCTTCCATTCTCTTTTGCTCAACACATAAACATTGCACATTATTAACAACTAAACTTAGGAACAATTAGCTGAATACCACATTGGGTTCATTAATCAAACAAGTTCTTTTTCTTTAGCTCTTCTGATTAAGCAAGAGGAAAAAATGGATCAATAACCCGAAAAAGTTCAATAAACTAAAACACTAAAATTTGATTGAGcaagttaatttttatatgctTAACCAATCCTTAAACTTCCAACCCCTCCAAAGTTTTGCACCTCTTCTCTTCAATTTTTCCTCCAATGGATTAAATCTAATAACCAAAGGCAAATTGCCAATTAACCAATTTGTAGCCGGTCAaccaatagaaaaataaaactaattaagtCTGTAATTTATGTCATTAGGTTGAATAATGGCATATAATATGTATAAACTCCAGAAGGTTTTCAAAGTGAGTGGTAGTTTTTGTCAGTTTCTTCTGTCTGAAGTGTGCATATTAATTCATGGCGCAAGACATGCAATACAATACGCAAGAAAAATAAGTCCTATCCCATTGTCTTAATGGCAAAATAAAGGATGCCATTGCCAAATGTGACCTCAGCAATTACATCAGCCAGTTTTTTACACACTTTGTCTGCTATGTcaatagtttttgtattatgcAGCATGAGTCAGCTAGGTACTTACAAAGACAAGGTGCTTATATGGTGcagaatttttttactttaagagtaTTTTATAGAAGACAAGAGGGCTGTTTTTGATCGTCAATCCGTCATGATAGATTAATTGTTAACATtatcttatataaatattattaacatttgTCAATGTAGTTTAATATTAGTTACATTTTTTAAGGGGTAGGTCTCCTTATAGGCATTatcagattaaaatattttggttGGGAGTATGGGGGAAAGCgattaaataataaacaaagtttAAAACCGGAAATAATTACATGTGCCTAGCTATCAGGCATGTGATGACATGATGATGAAGTTAGTCATCTCGATGTTATTATGTTCTTTTAAGTGACCTTGATTGGCTAAGCTGTAGGGTATAATTTGTAAGTACAAGGATTTGATTGTCGAAgtacattatatttttcttatgatgcatcttggtatgaaagatcactcaatttgaatggccatcatcACATaacatgttatattttttaaaaaaaagagccGAAAAGAAGTACTAAATTGAGCCTGCATTTGCTTGAAAGGAGGAAAGAAAAACAGTTCAGCATATTACTGAAAATGGGAAGGACaacctcttttttttgtttaattcatGGGGCAACCTTGAATTGAGCATAATTTGTTAGTAATTTGAAATTTTCGCCAACACTTCGAAAAGGTTCCCTCATGTATATGGGCAGATGGGCCTAACAAACACACTAAAGCTGAGAAAGGCATGCAGCaaaaatctatttataatatataaattatgagtTACAAAATCATGTCACCACATTAAGCGAATAAATAactgtatttaaaaaataaaataataatgaataataaaatgtattatatttttttgttaaatttataataaaatatttgtatagaatgaagtatttatttttactcaTGTATATTGCAATAAAGTTTGAGACATAATAATAGtattaataatttaactatCAAACATGCATAtgccatataataataataataataataataataataataataataaaattacatttcattttaattataatcactCTTAGTTTGTACtaaataattgttgaaaaaaatctatttattatgcttatttaatttattgactattaattttcttatggcataaatattcattttctatTATGATACAAGACACATAAACTTCTTAGTTACATGTTTAGAAATTCCTAGTTTTCTCTTTTGGGACTGTTCCTTCCATCCCTTgtacatgttttcttttttgcttttctaTCAATGAATTTCAGGCTCGGTTTGGTTGTTTTGTGAGAACATAGTTGGAATATGATTCCATTTACCTGTCTTTTAAAAAGAAacacataaaattatatatatatatatatgatattagcaataaatatatatttataatttttaaacactATCACACTTGCATACTATTGatgattataaatgaaaaataaaaaaataattacaaattaatacctttagatttttttcattttatatttatattataaaaaatttaaaattataaatataataaataaataatacataataatcaattaataaatACATGAATTAAAACCTATTATTCTTATATCaatatctaataataaatatgcatttaaaactttactttctattaatgttacattaattaatactaTCCCCGGGTACTTATTGTAAGACACTTTAGATATAATCACATACCAATAAAAAGAGTTAAtgagatttattttattgatttttttaaaaaatgtaactaATTTTACTCTTATTAATAATCATTAACGTGTTCAAAGtaatatgataatattaaaatttaagagtATTTTgaatcattataaataaaaaaaacacaaatactTATAGTATTTAATAAGGACAGTTCTtgggagaaaaaataaatgttaaatagGAATGGTAAAAAAAACCATCAATTCTTTCTAAATAATgtcttataataaaaatgagaggagtataatttattaaataaataaaaaataagtacaaTAAATACATGAATTCAAATATTCTCTAATGTCACCATTAAAACCTATTATTTTCCTATATCTAATAATAATTATGCATTTAAAactcacttttttattaaatatcttaattttttattattctggTCTTTTGTTACTTTATTTCAGTCCTtataatattctatttttttattcatttttgttcTCGTAATATGTgaataatttttctattatttcttttttaaaataacaaaatattacggggacaaaaaaaaaatagatatattacagtaacttcaaaaaattacaagaatcaaaataataataaaaattacaaggaccgcttaaatttattttgtaaaacctaattttacaaggaaaaaataaaaaatattatattatagggacaaaaacatatcaaacctaatttaatatttttttaaatgaaggaaataaattAACCATGCATTTAATATCCAAAATATTTTGTTCacctttataaattttatatagtttttaatttataaataaaaaatttgatttcccTTTCCAATCCCTTCTAAAACTATACTCCAAACATACCCTAAATATTGCATTGTGTAAATAGCCCAGATATGCCAAAAATAACCCAGGTAGAAATACAACCAAAAGCTAATTAGACTTTACGGGGtgtgaatataaaattaaaaataagacaaaTTCAACTGAACCGGGTAAACTTGAAATGGACGCAACCACAAGTTccggaagaacaaaaataagattACATTTTGTGTGCTAATATGAATATTATTCCATGAAAAAACTAAATTGcttgaattgcaattgaaaatgaaaagaaattcaatcatttacacatatataatatttacagAGGAGGGAAATTACCcccaaaaataaattagaaaagggAGGAGATGAAGAAGATAATAAACCTACCCTACCCATTTTGCAACTAAAATATTCAAACTATAGGGAAATTCTGCATCTATTGCTCTCTTTGCATTTTCTGGTTAACTGCATTCTTGGATTGCAATTTGTCCAAATAAGCAAAGGTAAATACTGGTGCAGAGCCAAACTtcaaaaagaagacaaaacgTAATGGTGATTCTTCTACCAGTCCTCAAGCCATTCAGGCACATTAAGTTCTTTTACCTCCTGTAATGGGGAACCCAGATAACCAGTACTACAATCCTCAGAATGAACTTCCAAGTGCTGTGTTATACGAGAAATAATTTCCTGTGGAACGGGAAAGGTGTGGTTTCTAATCCCTTCCCATTCAACACCATTAAACCATGGGTGATTCTTGACAGAATCAGGACCTTGGCTACCAAGTCTAGTGTTTTCTTCCACTTCAAGTAGCTAAACCAATCAGTCAAATAAAACACAAATAGAATAAGTATGCATAGATGTCATTTTAAGCAATGCAAACTAAACAGAGTATCTTGAGAGAGTCTTAGTTCTTGCAATACCTTGGAGATGAGATCAACAGCTTCAGGGCTAAAAGTCTCGGGAAGATGTAGCTTCCTTTTTGCAATTTTGGCAACTGTATCAAGTTCATTTTCTCTCCATGATCCAAATGGCATCTCACCACgtaacataaaatatattaaaactccCAACGCCCACCTGCATAATCATCAATGATGACATTCACAAAATGCTATCGAGGAACATAAGTCAACCATAAATGCTTTACATGCTAGAGATTAAGAGTTTCTCCATTGTCAATGTATGCTAATACTGTTTGATCCAATTTGATGTAATGCAAGTCAGATGTAATTACAATCATATTGGTTGCAATTCcaaggaatttttaattttgcattCAGCAAATATAATGCTATTTTAGGTTATCTTTATATCTTGAGGAAATAAAGAAAGGAGTTTGCTACTGACAGGAGGAATTGTGAGGTTTAAGGAGAGAATCAACGTGTTTGGACAAGGTTTTATTTATACCAGTCAGCAGGGAAACCGTGGCCTTTTCCCAAAACAATCTCTGGAGCCAGTGAATCTGCCATCCCACAAATTGTGAATGTTCTCTCACCTGAAAGCTGTTTTCCAAATCTGAAGTCCACCAGCTGCAACCAGTTCAAGAATAATTGATCACATTATGCCataatatgaataatttttaatagataTCCTTTTATCAGGTAAATTTTaggaccaaaaaaatattaatagtgaCATAAGTCACATAAATATCAGTGTTATCAAATTGCTTCCATGGTGGAAATGGCATGAAGTAAATTGCTCAAAATGTGATAGCAAGTGCATGACATTGCAGCAGGTGATGGTGCTATGGCAGCGTGGCAGTATGATGGAGTTGTGATTCACATTGTGGATGACTCCCATTTCTAAAGGATATTTTAGAGTTTTTTAACTGTAAATTACCCACTTGACAATTAACAATGAGAATGATGACAACATCAGGAGGGAGCAGCCGAGCaagattatatttaaaatttatctgtCTCTACTTGATTTGTAGTCATTATTGCTACTTCTAGTTTCTAGTggcattaagaaaaaaaaaattgttatatttttttgacttatgTATTCATCTATATGTTTTGTGTGGTTTCTATTGCATTCAGATACAGATTGCAAAGGCAGGGGGGCATGTATGATCTGTAGGTATCCCTAGTTTACACTTACCTTGGAGGTCCATCTCAAAAACATGTCACTCAGTATATTTAACATGTACGATAATTGATTACTTACTACAAATGTTTTttacatgataattaagaagtggatttatttcatttttatgaaTATACTGTATGCTAGAGAGATTTTCTTCAACTTGAATGTTTGAAGACATATAACTAGGTTTATTTTGGGTCCCTCTCCCATTAAAATTCTGGCACTGCCTCTGATTGCATTTATATAACAGTCAGGGAATTGTGATAACTTTAATTTGATATGTTAGAAAACATTTGAATTATcttcataattatttatataaggtGTAAGATTTGTTTTAGGTATATTATGCATATGCATCCATCATTTGCCGCAATGCCATCTGCCATAACTCAATGGCGGATTCACCATTAATAATGCTAATAAACATGGATATGATATGATGAAAAGCAATAAAACAAAAGTTCCCAAACCTGTATATGTCCTGTCTGTTCCAACATCAAAACATCAGGTGACACACCTCTGTAGAGAACCCCATTCTGAAATCCAAGTATGAAATGCATAAAGTAAAAGAGCACCTTAGCCACTAGCcaaaaaaaggcataaaaacaagacaaaaaaattatttagatacAAGACCTTGTGCAAGTCTTCTAAGGCAGTAACAACAGAAGCCGCACAAAACTGCGCTGCTGATTCACTAAAAGGACTTGAAAGTATGGAAGACAAAGGGCAAGCAAGGCGAGTATTTAAAAGTATTCCAGCATACATAAGATCAGCACAAGTGCATAAAACCTGTGGTGTACAGGCTAAAGAGCCCATACCCATAATCAAATCTCTCTCTTTAAAGACTTGTGATTCCTTTCCTAGCTTTTTCACCTTTGGCTTAGAAAATCTCTTCAAAGTAAGCAAATTTTCTGCTACCAAAAAGTATTCATGCAGCAATGTTTGAttagcaaaaacaaaaatccaGCATACACTATTTCAGTATAGATTACAATTAAATGCTATTAATTGATGTAGGAAAAGACAACCAAGAtaccaaagaagaaaaataagtaattttttttaaaagaaaatattgatatttggCCACTAAAAGATTAGGTTTACATCCATTTAgtccttttaaatatttttaacacccactttcttcaaatttgattaattaaggGAAACTAATCCCCCAATGATTAGGTACTAGGTAGGTTTATATCAATTTACTCTACAAAAAGACTTGACTGAGTCAGATTTGGGAATTGAATTGATGGAACCATTGATTCATTCcatgtaaaaagtaaaaaattaaaggattaaatttatgtaaatcAATTATTCCCCGGATTAAACCATtcattagttatattttaagtgagaaattgaagaaaTATTTATCTACCTGAATCTCTAAAATTTGCAAGCCCTATTTCAGAGCAGTCAGTGGAATATAGTGTCTTTCTCCACTCCTACCAGAAAAAAAGGTCCATAAGCTAATTTGAGGATCTCGTGCCCAATGAATTGGAAAGCAACAGAAAACTCTTACCAAATCTGAGAGCTGGACCTTATCGAGGGATGAAAATTCATAATTTCTAGAATAATCCCTTGACCTGTGATTAAATTAATGGTGTCAATGATATGAAACTTGGTTCTTGAGTGCAGTATATAAGCAAATAAGCAGAAACCACAAAGTTGTTGTCTAACATATGAACATATTAAAACGTACTTGTGATCTTCCTGAGAAATCTTTTGTAAGGAGCCAATAACAGATTCAAATTTTTCCTTTGTTAGTAAAGCACATACAACATCACCCACAGCAACAGCACTCAAGGAACCAATATTTTCACCAAGAAGGGCCCATTCACCAAAATAGCTTCCCTCAGGCTTCTCTATTGACAGTTCTTTTCCGCTCTGTACATCATCCTCACTTTGGATGTCAGGCTTGAGGCTGTAGGCATTTGGACAAGACAATAAATCAGAATCCAAAGTGATTTTCACTCGTCCCTTTTGGATAATGTACAATGCAAGGACTTCATTCTGCAAAGACATACTGAAGATCATTAGGAAAGGAACAGAAAATAAATGGACAAAAGCAATCAAGCAATAGCTTACTTTGTCTATTATTGTCTGCCCATTTGAGAAGGAAACTTCAGAAAGGGAGTCAGAAATCTGACTGAGTTGTAAAATTGACAACCTTGAGAGGAGATCTACAGACCGAAGCAACTTCAATGATGACAAGTTAGAGAATTCTGACATTAAAATCCCTCGAAAATCTTCTCGTTTTAAAGACCAAAGAGTTCCTTTTGTAACAGCACATACAGAAGCCTGGAGGGGTTTATTGTACCTGTAATGCCATTTTGGGAAAAACCAATATGTTAAAAATCTGCAAGGCAAACAACAAATATTGTCATGGCAGctacaagaaaaaatataagacaTAAACATGACTTCAAATACAAAAACAACCATACTAAACCTTTACTGTTGTGTCAAGGCTCACCTTCATAAAAATGACTTCACATaattccaacaacaacaacaacaacaacaacaacaacaacaacaacaacaacgccttatcccactaggtggggtcggctacatggatcaacttccgccataatgtcctatcaagtaccatacttctatccaaatcattaagttcgagatccttcttgataacctctcttatagtctttttgggtcttcctctgcctcgaattgtttgccttctctccatctggtctactctcctcactacagagtctaccggtcttctctctacatgcccaaaccacctaagtctattttccaccatcttctctacaataggcgctactccaaccctctctctaatagctccgtttctaattttatcttgtcGAGTCTTCACCGCAACATATTAAGAGTTTAAAATTGGGTTgggaaatttataaaatatttcccATATTCTGGAATAATGCATTTATAGTTGCACTTTATATGCCTGTCCGGATAACAGTCCTCAACAAAATCAATACCTAACCTAGAGGAAACTTGAATTGCCTCACAGCCAGATATTTCTCATGCCAAACAGAACTACTTCAATTTAGTAGAAGAATGAAGGTAAAAAGTAAGATTGAGTGACTAACATTAGAGCAAGTTCTCCAAAGCATGAAAGTTTTTCAGCTGTGTAGTGCTGCAAAACCCTAGGTGCCTCCCCATCTTTTTCTTCCTGCCATTGAAATAAATGTTGAGCAAGAATTGTAACACGTCTCATTGACAATACAGAAACAAACCAAAATATCAGAAAAGAGTCAAAAGACCAGGTACAAGCAGCATTCATTATCTTGAAACATGATTTCAACTTGACTATACCAAAGGCAAAGCCAATTATAAGAGCTGAAGTGGTGGACTGGggtttaaaaataacaaaaagctGGTTTTCAAAAGAGGTCAAATCTTGGGAACCAACTTTATCACAAATGAAAAATTACTGGCTTGGAAAGTTGAGAAGAAATATTTATAGAAGTTTTTGAAGCCTGCAGATGCCACGACCCTTGCCTTTGCCTCTGACTAGGATAATTTTCAACATTTTCCTAAAAGAAGATCTGTGGAGCCATCACAAATTGATACTGCAATCAAATGACAAAGTTTATAAACCTGAGTCGCCGAGACCTCAAATTCTCCACTACCAACAACATAAAAACAATCACCTTCACCACCCTGCAAAGTATAACTATTGTCACAATTGtgcaataacaaatataaatgaAGCTAAAATAAAGAGAATTTTTTAACAAGATCCAAAGGCAATTTCCAACTTCATTTTCAGCCCCAGAAATCTACAAAAGTAGAAGAGTAATAGCAATCAAGAATTTTCGAGTTTCAACTAGAAAACTGACCTGTTTGACTATAATATCCCCAGGTTGGACTTCCACTCTTTGCATGCAATCCAATAAAACATGACACTGAGAATCAGTAAGTTTTCGGAAGAGAAAATGATCATGCAACGCCTGCTCTATGTGTGCCTGTGGCATATGAAGATGAAGCACCATCAAAGGCTCACAATTATTGAACTTGCCAATGGGAGAAACTAAATTTAAGACTTCATACTAGCATACCAGTGTGGCTAATGTTAATTCGAAAAGTGAATACCAGAGGAGTTAAATCAATTGTAAAAGTAAAAGATGAATCGGGGGTTTACTTCTTCTTCCCATGTCTTTCTATGGGCTGAGGATGGAGGAACCCAGGTTTGACCATTTTCTAGGGAATTTTCAAGTGCTCGGAGGCGTGCCCTTGACAATTCATGCCTTACGCGATGGTTTCTAGCGCTCCAGCCAAAGGTGGAAGGGGATTCTGAACCTGTCACCTCTACAACTTGAGGCACAGGGTTTCGCAAAACATCACCATAACTTGCTGACTGACCAACAGCAGACTAAATTGAAAGATTAGATAAGATACTAAAAACGAACAAGGGGAAATGGATGCGTGACGGTTTcttggaaaaaatataaatgaatagaagcaggaaaaaaaaggaaaagtaccATACTTCAGTTAGCCCATTTACATGCACAATGATGACTGTAATGTCATCTGTACGAGTTTCATACTGCAGCCAGAGCCGATAAGATTCTGCCACAATTGCAGCACAAGCATCACGAGGATCTTTAAATTTTGCAACCTGGAAATACAATggcaattaaaagaaaaaatatttgggTTAAATTGGATGATAAACCAAATCTAGGTTTCAAGttgctttaaattaaatttacaaaatctGGTTTTAAGACCAAATACACATAGTCATCATTTACATGTATCATTATCAGAAATCTATAAGGATTTGCTTCATGATTTAATTTAGACTTTTGAAAGATAGGTTGCAAGGTCAATGATGTGTCAACCTAGTCTGTACATAAGAAATTTCTGACAAGCTTCTATGAATGAAGACAAGCCCTAGTACATTCCACATCAACAGGAGGACAACTTGACAATAATAAAGCACCTCactggaaaaagaaaatatcattccccaaaaaaactgattttttaaCTTCCGTATTTATCCTACACGAAGGAGAAAGATTTACAAGATAAACATATGCTTACATGGCACTGAAATGAATTACCAAAAGcatcatgcaattaaataatttgggtctcaaaattaagtttcaattaatttttacacaTTTCAATTATTAGGCTTAATTATGGACAGGAATGTAGACACAAAATATTAACCAATTTGAGCATAACCCATGACTAGTTGATTATTCCACTAATAACAGAAGATTAAATTCAACAATTTTGAAAGTgaaactaataaattataatacttGTTGGGACATTGCAGTAGCATTGCACCCTCCTAAAAATCATTTCTCTAGTTAGAATCAACTTCAGGCACAAAATGGTGGGCTTGGTTTAAATTGGATAGTGTGTTTGCAATTCTACAAATGCTAATCT
It contains:
- the LOC100781992 gene encoding protein phosphatase 2C and cyclic nucleotide-binding/kinase domain-containing protein isoform X3, with the protein product MGCIYSRVCIGDNCRGSSINGDPIIARNDVAEVANFSPSSSDVEEGEIRDQLNQLSITRDSEAGIRRLARVSAQFLPPDGSRIVKIPSGNFELRYSFLSQRGYYPDALDKANQDSFCIHTPFGTSPNDHFFGVFDGHGEFGAQCSQFVKRKLCENLLRNSKFRADPVEACHAAFLATNSQLHNDVVLDDSMSGTTAITVLVRGRTIYVANSGDSRAVIAERRGKEEEVVAVDLSIDQTPFRSDELERVKMCGARVLTLDQIEGLKNPDVQCWGTEEGDDGDPPRLWVPNGMYPGTAFTRSIGDSIAETIGVVANPEIVVFELTQDHPFFVLASDGVFEFLSSQTVVEMVAKFKDPRDACAAIVAESYRLWLQYETRTDDITVIIVHVNGLTESASYGDVLRNPVPQVVEVTGSESPSTFGWSARNHRVRHELSRARLRALENSLENGQTWVPPSSAHRKTWEEEAHIEQALHDHFLFRKLTDSQCHVLLDCMQRVEVQPGDIIVKQGGEGDCFYVVGSGEFEVSATQEEKDGEAPRVLQHYTAEKLSCFGELALMYNKPLQASVCAVTKGTLWSLKREDFRGILMSEFSNLSSLKLLRSVDLLSRLSILQLSQISDSLSEVSFSNGQTIIDKNEVLALYIIQKGRVKITLDSDLLSCPNAYSLKPDIQSEDDVQSGKELSIEKPEGSYFGEWALLGENIGSLSAVAVGDVVCALLTKEKFESVIGSLQKISQEDHKSRDYSRNYEFSSLDKVQLSDLEWRKTLYSTDCSEIGLANFRDSAENLLTLKRFSKPKVKKLGKESQVFKERDLIMGMGSLACTPQVLCTCADLMYAGILLNTRLACPLSSILSSPFSESAAQFCAASVVTALEDLHKNGVLYRGVSPDVLMLEQTGHIQLVDFRFGKQLSGERTFTICGMADSLAPEIVLGKGHGFPADWWALGVLIYFMLRGEMPFGSWRENELDTVAKIAKRKLHLPETFSPEAVDLISKLLEVEENTRLGSQGPDSVKNHPWFNGVEWEGIRNHTFPVPQEIISRITQHLEVHSEDCSTGYLGSPLQEVKELNVPEWLEDW